The genomic segment GAGGCCAACGGCACCGTCTACGCGTACGCCCTGAACCTGTCCGGCGGCGGCTACACCCGTATCGCCACCATCGCCAGCGGCTTCCCGAGCGTGATGGACCTGGAGTTCGAGCCCGCTACCGGGCACCTGTGGGCAGTCTGCGACGACACCTGCCAGGGCCACTCCTCGACCCTCGACATCAACGCCCAGGGCCAGTTCGCCGTCACCCACACCTACAACCGCCCCACCGGGATGGGCAACTACAACAACGAGGGCTTCGCCATCGCTCCCCAGACGACCTGCACCGGCGGCCACAAGCCGGTCCTCTGGTCCGACGACAGCAACGACGGCGGCCACGCACTGCGCGCCGGCACCCTGAACTGCACTCCCTGACGCCGACTGGACGTGACGGGGCAGCCGTCACCCCGTAGTGACGGCGGAGTACCGACGAAGGCCGTGGTCCACGAGGACCACGGCCTTCGTGCCGTTCCCCCGGGGTGTCGGACGTGGTGAAGCCGTGGACCGTGCCGGGATGGATCTCGGAGCTGTGTCGGCGCGAGTGACCGTATATCGCTAGTGGAACTAACGCAATGGGTAGGATGGGCGCCATGACCAGAGCCGAAGCTGCCGACCTGCCCGATGACGGCGTGCCCCAGACGCCCGACAGGCTGCGTCAACGGGCGAGCCGACTGTTGTCGCAGCTGTCCACGCGCTCGGACCGGCTGATCACCGAAGGGCTGGCCCAGGCCGACGCCCGCAAGTGGCACTACGCCGCGCTCGCCTCACTGCAGGAATACGGGCCGGCCAGTCAAGCGGCGCTGAGCCGGCGCACCGGCGTCTACAGCAGCGACATGGTCGGCGTGCTCAACGAACTCGTCGAGCGGGACCTCGTCGAACGTGGCCCTGATCCCGACGACCGGCGCCGCAACATCATCACGATCTCCGCCCAGGGCCGCCGTCACCTGCGCCGCCTCGACAAGGTTCTGGACGCCCTCCACGACGAACTGCTCGCGCCGCTGAGTCAGGCCGAACGCGACCAGTTCGTGGAGCTGCTCACCCGCTTGCTGGACCACCACACCCGGACCTCCTGACCCCGCGAAGCGACGTCCGGCAGCAACGCCCCGGCCACCTGTCCGGCGCGCAGCGCCCGGACGAAGGGCGCATGCGGTCGTCACCTCCGCGACGACATTTGTACAAGACCGGTGGTCGGCAGCCCCCGCATCATGCTGTGCATGCATGAGGACGACGTTGAGTACACCGCGCACGGAATGCACGTGGTCCACGACGGCCCCCGGCAGGCGCCACCGATGGTGCTCATCCACGGATCAGGTGCCTCGGGCACCTCGTGGAGTCCGTTGGTCCCGGCACTGGCCGGTCACCATCACGTCATCCGGGTCGACCTCCCCGGGTGCGGCCAGTCACCGCCCGCGGCGTCCTACGACGTGCCCGTGCAGGCGGGCCGGGTGGCGGCGCTGCTCGACGATGCCGGGCTCCGTGGTGTCAGCGTGGTCGGGCACTCCAGCGGCGGCTACGTCGCCACCGCGCTCGCGGAGCAGCGCCCCGACCTGGTGGGGTCGCTCGCGCTGATCAGCACCGGCCCGAGCATCGATGCGTTCCTTCCGCAGCCGGTCATCCTGCGGGTCATGCTGGCCCCGCCCTTCGGCCCGTTCCTGTGGCCGCGGCGTTCGGACGCGATGATCCGCAAAGGGCTCGGCGCGACGCTCGCTCGCCCGGTCGACATCCCGGACGACGTGGTCGCCGACCTACGCGACCTCACCTACCGGGCGTTCCGGACGGTGCTGCGCCGGAACCTCGCGTACCTCACCGAACGGAACGTACCCGAGCGTCTGGCCGCCCTTGATGTCCCCGTGCTGGTGGTCTTCGGCAGCGCCGATCCCCGCTGGGACCCGTCGTCGGCGCACCGGTACGACGCGGTACCGAACGCGCGGCTCGAGATGTTGCCGGGCATCGGCCACATACCCCTGTGGGAGGCGCCCGAGATCACCGGCCAACTGCTGCTGGGCTTCGCAGCAATGGGTGCTGACGCCTCATCCGTGATCCCCTCGAAGGACTAGGCTGGTTGCGTGTTACCGACCGAGGCCCCATTCGACTGGGCGAGCGTGGACATCGCGGTCCCCCGCCCGTCGGACCGCCTGCCGGGCATCAGCATGGCCGGGTTCCGCCAACGTGTCCCCGGCTTCGTGGACATCGCCATGGTCGCGCACCCGTCCGTCACCCTGCTCGTCGACCTCAGCGATGGAGAAGGCCTCGTCTACGGCTCCCATGGCCGACAGGGGCGCGGCAGTGTCATCGTCGGGCTCCTCCCCGGAGATCTTCGGGCATCCGGCCGGGTGGGCGCGTGCCTCCAGATCCGGCTGGACCCGGTCGCGGCGGCCGCGGTGCTCGGCTCGT from the Streptomyces sp. RKAG293 genome contains:
- a CDS encoding MarR family transcriptional regulator, with protein sequence MTRAEAADLPDDGVPQTPDRLRQRASRLLSQLSTRSDRLITEGLAQADARKWHYAALASLQEYGPASQAALSRRTGVYSSDMVGVLNELVERDLVERGPDPDDRRRNIITISAQGRRHLRRLDKVLDALHDELLAPLSQAERDQFVELLTRLLDHHTRTS
- a CDS encoding alpha/beta fold hydrolase, which codes for MHEDDVEYTAHGMHVVHDGPRQAPPMVLIHGSGASGTSWSPLVPALAGHHHVIRVDLPGCGQSPPAASYDVPVQAGRVAALLDDAGLRGVSVVGHSSGGYVATALAEQRPDLVGSLALISTGPSIDAFLPQPVILRVMLAPPFGPFLWPRRSDAMIRKGLGATLARPVDIPDDVVADLRDLTYRAFRTVLRRNLAYLTERNVPERLAALDVPVLVVFGSADPRWDPSSAHRYDAVPNARLEMLPGIGHIPLWEAPEITGQLLLGFAAMGADASSVIPSKD